The nucleotide sequence TTTATTCTGCGCCCACTGTCGGCTTTGGCCGCATCCTCCCGGCAGGCGCCGGCCTGGACGACACGGCGGAGTTCGCATCGGCCGCGGTCACTCGTGCGGCGGCCGCCATGGTGGATCTCGCGTCCCGCCCGGCATTGGCAGGCTTCGAGTTGCTGAGCATCCTGGCGACGACCGGTGCCGCACACAGCGCCGTGCTGCTCGCCGGCAAGGGGAAGCGACAGGAGGTCCTCGGGTGGACCGGCGGAGACGAACCCGACGTGGCGCTGCTCGAGACGTCGGACCATCATGTCCAGTTCGACCTGGGCACGGACCGGGACCGGGACCTGAGCGCCGTCGTGCGGCCCGGTGCCCACCGGTCGGCCAGGGCGACGCTGCTCGCGCTCCAGCGCCTCGTGGTGCACGCGCGCGCCCTGCACGCCTCGGCCGTCGCCGAGAGTGAACGGTCCGCGCTGTGGCCCGAACCGCTGCCCGAGCAGCAGCTCGGCTTCGTGTGCGCCTCCGAGTCGATGCTCAGCCTCCTGACCATCACGCGCCGGGTGGCGGCCAGCAACATCACGGTGCTGATCACGGGCGAGACCGGCACCGGCAAGGAACTGCTGGCCCGCGCTCTCCACAACTCGTCACAGCGGAAGACCCAGCGGTTCCTGCCCTTCAACTGCACTGCCGTAGCTCGCGACATGCTCGACAGTCAGCTGTTCGGCTACCGGCGGGGTGCGTTCACCGGGGCGCACGACGCCTTTCCCGGCGTGATCCGAAGCGCCGCCGGCGGCACGCTGTTCCTGGACGAGATCGGCGAAATCGGCCTCGACGTGCAGCCCAAGCTGCTGCGCTTCCTCGAGTCCGCCGAGGTCCACCCGCTCGGCGAGCCCGCGCCCGTACCGGTGGACGTCCGGGTGGTGGCGGCCACCAACGCCAATCTCGACGCGCTGGTCGCGCAGGGCAAGTTTCGCGAGGACCTCTACTACCGGCTGAACGTGGTCAAGCTCACCATTCCGCCGCTGCGCGAGCGCCGTGAGGAGATCCCACTGCTCGTGGATCACTTCCTGCTGCGGACGCAGAAGGAAACCGGCAAGTCCGGCATGCGGATCGGCGAGGCCACGGCCGAGTACCTGCTGCTGTACGACTGGCCGGGCAACGTGCGCGAGCTGGTGAACGAGATTCGCAGGGCGGTGGCGCTGGCGGAGTCGGGCGCCGTCCTGATGCCCGAGCACCTGTCGCCGCGGCTCGCGGCCACCCGCCGGACCGTCCCCGCCGGCCAGCGGCCGCCCACGCCCACCGAGCTCCTCGTGCGCCGGGATCAGCCCCTCAGCGCGGCCGTCGAGCACGTGGAGCGCGCCCTCATCCAGGACGCCCTCCGCCGCCACCGGAACGTCGAGGACGCGGCCCGCGCTCTCGGGTTGTCGCGCAAGGGCCTGTACCTCAAGCGCCAGCGCCTGCGGATCGACGAGCAGGTCGCCGAGAGCTGAGCGCGTCGACCGCCCCGAGGCGGTGTGGCCGTCGCTGCCCGGGGACCGGTGGGACCTCGGCGCCTCAGTTCGTGGCGGCCGTCAGCATGCCTTTCAGATGCTTCGCGATGTCCTCGTGCGTGGCGAACCAGACGCCGGGCTTGCTCTTCATGTGGCGGATGAGGCGGTCCAGCATCGCGACGCGCGAGCGGTGCCCCGTGTAGTGCGGATGCATCGTCAGGACGTAGAGGCCGCGCTCCTCCCAGGCCACGTCGAACTCCGACTGGAACACGGCCAGCACCTGCTCCGGCGACGGCATCGAGCCGTCGGCGGCGCCGAAATACGGCGCGTCGTCCACGATGCGCTCGATCGGGAGCTCGACCAGCCCCGTGGGCTTGCCATCGAGGTTCACCTCGTAG is from Vicinamibacterales bacterium and encodes:
- a CDS encoding sigma-54 dependent transcriptional regulator, with the translated sequence MVRALVVSGRLNYFLGKPSLGQQRFRRARELASEGPDPALHALAVGQHLEALMRFVSLEAAVGDIASYRRIAHRAGSHASLALLHKILAEAELKSGRGLRSVKELELSWLHVSALGDKILEAQLLFARGAAHGSLGEVSAAYGYAQDAVALAGRLGAHAISRSGQVNVAHLQVVMGLHDEAAATLDFMTRQTYASIDRELDVWANRLQLLSYRMDPDAFHVDSRFGPIAATRSTVSAQWFKLARVEYLTRLGDPREAVELGLECLELSSRDDRDYLARLRGATAEAMAVLGREQETAALISNVVLGQLGGLPEFIAIAQRVFGRLSADSTAAALEHFDRAARVFGDIGHVVGRGESMHRAASLRAGQAADGVPAVTEFYSAPTVGFGRILPAGAGLDDTAEFASAAVTRAAAAMVDLASRPALAGFELLSILATTGAAHSAVLLAGKGKRQEVLGWTGGDEPDVALLETSDHHVQFDLGTDRDRDLSAVVRPGAHRSARATLLALQRLVVHARALHASAVAESERSALWPEPLPEQQLGFVCASESMLSLLTITRRVAASNITVLITGETGTGKELLARALHNSSQRKTQRFLPFNCTAVARDMLDSQLFGYRRGAFTGAHDAFPGVIRSAAGGTLFLDEIGEIGLDVQPKLLRFLESAEVHPLGEPAPVPVDVRVVAATNANLDALVAQGKFREDLYYRLNVVKLTIPPLRERREEIPLLVDHFLLRTQKETGKSGMRIGEATAEYLLLYDWPGNVRELVNEIRRAVALAESGAVLMPEHLSPRLAATRRTVPAGQRPPTPTELLVRRDQPLSAAVEHVERALIQDALRRHRNVEDAARALGLSRKGLYLKRQRLRIDEQVAES